From Erwinia pyri, a single genomic window includes:
- the ybiB gene encoding DNA-binding protein YbiB, producing the protein MEYNKIIKEVGRGKNHARDIDFATARELYRQMLAGEVPDLALGAILIALRIKGEGEEEMLGFYEAMQERVIRLTPPVHYPMPVVIPSYNGARKQGNLTPLLALLLSRLGFPVVVHGVSDDPTRITSEAVFQALGVAAVHSAEQAQAQLEQGKLVFMTVATLCAPLERQLSLRWRMGVRNSAHTLAKLATPFAEDAALRLSSVSHPEYIPRVGQFFQAIGGRALLLNGTEGEVYANPQRCPAISLIAGGEPEVLLPRQEEGAARDTLPEAKDAATTAAWTARCLNRELAVPDALRQQIACCYVATGRAADRQDALEQIGKAGY; encoded by the coding sequence ATGGAATATAACAAGATCATCAAAGAAGTGGGCCGCGGTAAAAACCATGCCCGTGATATCGATTTTGCTACCGCGCGTGAGCTTTACCGCCAGATGCTGGCGGGCGAGGTGCCCGATTTGGCGCTGGGCGCCATTCTGATTGCGCTGCGCATCAAAGGGGAAGGCGAAGAGGAGATGCTCGGCTTTTACGAGGCGATGCAGGAGCGGGTCATCAGGCTGACGCCGCCGGTGCATTACCCCATGCCGGTGGTTATCCCCAGCTATAACGGCGCGCGCAAGCAGGGGAACCTGACGCCGCTGCTGGCTCTGCTGCTGAGCAGGCTGGGTTTTCCGGTAGTGGTGCATGGCGTCAGTGACGATCCCACCCGTATCACCAGCGAAGCGGTCTTTCAGGCGCTGGGCGTTGCCGCTGTGCACTCTGCTGAGCAGGCGCAGGCGCAGCTTGAGCAGGGTAAACTGGTGTTTATGACCGTAGCCACGCTCTGCGCGCCGCTGGAAAGGCAGCTCTCGCTGCGCTGGCGTATGGGCGTACGCAACAGTGCGCATACGCTGGCAAAACTGGCGACGCCGTTTGCGGAAGATGCCGCGTTGCGTCTCTCCAGCGTCTCCCATCCCGAATATATCCCTCGCGTGGGGCAATTTTTCCAGGCAATTGGCGGGCGTGCGCTGCTGCTGAACGGCACCGAAGGGGAGGTCTATGCCAATCCCCAGCGCTGTCCGGCGATCAGCCTGATTGCGGGCGGCGAGCCGGAAGTGCTGCTGCCACGGCAGGAGGAGGGGGCAGCACGCGATACGCTGCCAGAAGCGAAAGATGCCGCTACCACCGCAGCCTGGACAGCCCGATGCCTGAACCGTGAGCTGGCCGTGCCGGACGCTCTTCGCCAGCAGATCGCCTGCTGCTATGTGGCAACCGGCCGGGCGGCAGACCGGCAGGATGCGCTGGAGCAGATTGGCAAGGCGGGTTACTGA
- the hutH gene encoding histidine ammonia-lyase: protein MPVAPHFCQLIPGKVELATLKRIYYGNVQLSLDENARASVLRAYETVEAIVHSGKVTYGINTGFGKLAQTSIPAQRLAELQRNLVLSHSAGIGELLPDDVVRLIMATKIVSLARGHSGVRIELIDGLLALFNAGVMPCIPEKGSVGASGDLAPLAHLSLMLLGEGEVRVAGNLIPATEGLALAGLQPFILGPKEGLALLNGTQVSTALALRGLFEGEKVFAAGLVAGALSLEAIKGSIKPYDRRIHEARGQHGQIVVAAAVSSLLEGSDILNSHADCGRVQDPYSVRCVPQVMGACLDNLLHAAKVLQIEANAASDNPLVFSDTGDVISGGNFHAEPVAFAADILALAIAEIGAISERRMALLLDSGLSGLPPFLVNDGGVNSGFMIAQVTAAALASENKSLAHPGSVDSLPTSANQEDHVSMATYAARRLGAMCFNTAVVVGIEAMAAAQGIDFHRPLQSSPLIEQEMANLRKRVAWLEKDRLMAPDIEQMRLWASSDSWPAPVAALFPSSAPAVSSPN, encoded by the coding sequence ATGCCAGTCGCCCCCCATTTCTGTCAGCTGATCCCCGGTAAGGTCGAGCTGGCAACGCTGAAACGTATTTACTACGGTAACGTTCAGCTTTCCCTGGATGAAAACGCTCGTGCCAGCGTTCTCAGGGCTTATGAAACTGTCGAAGCCATTGTTCATTCAGGCAAGGTGACCTACGGCATCAATACCGGCTTTGGCAAGCTGGCGCAAACCTCCATCCCTGCCCAGCGGCTCGCTGAACTGCAGCGCAACCTCGTGCTTTCTCACAGCGCAGGCATTGGCGAGCTGCTGCCGGATGATGTGGTGCGTCTGATTATGGCCACTAAAATCGTCAGCCTGGCGCGCGGCCACTCCGGCGTACGGATCGAGCTTATCGACGGCCTGCTGGCGCTGTTCAATGCCGGTGTGATGCCCTGCATCCCCGAGAAAGGCTCCGTGGGCGCGTCAGGCGATCTGGCCCCGCTGGCGCACCTTTCTCTGATGCTGCTTGGCGAAGGGGAAGTGCGCGTAGCGGGCAATTTAATTCCGGCTACCGAGGGGCTGGCGCTGGCCGGACTGCAACCTTTTATTCTGGGTCCGAAAGAGGGACTGGCGCTGCTGAACGGCACCCAGGTTTCCACCGCGCTGGCCCTGCGCGGGCTGTTTGAAGGTGAAAAAGTCTTTGCAGCGGGGCTGGTAGCTGGCGCGCTGTCGCTGGAAGCGATCAAAGGCTCGATCAAACCTTACGACAGGCGGATCCATGAAGCGCGTGGGCAGCATGGTCAGATCGTTGTGGCGGCGGCAGTTTCCTCGCTGCTGGAAGGCAGCGATATTCTGAACTCTCATGCCGATTGTGGCCGCGTGCAGGATCCCTACTCTGTCCGCTGCGTACCGCAGGTGATGGGTGCCTGTCTGGATAATCTGCTTCATGCGGCTAAAGTGCTGCAGATAGAAGCGAATGCCGCCTCCGATAATCCCCTGGTTTTCAGCGATACGGGAGATGTGATCTCCGGCGGTAACTTCCATGCCGAACCCGTTGCCTTCGCCGCCGATATTCTGGCGCTGGCGATTGCCGAAATTGGTGCGATTTCGGAACGGCGTATGGCGCTGCTGCTGGACAGCGGTCTCTCCGGCCTGCCTCCTTTCCTGGTCAACGATGGCGGCGTCAACTCCGGCTTTATGATTGCTCAGGTCACCGCAGCCGCGCTGGCTTCGGAGAATAAATCTCTGGCGCATCCCGGCAGCGTCGACAGCCTGCCGACCTCTGCCAATCAGGAAGATCATGTTTCGATGGCGACCTATGCCGCCCGCCGTCTTGGCGCGATGTGCTTTAACACCGCCGTGGTGGTCGGTATCGAGGCCATGGCAGCCGCGCAGGGCATCGATTTCCATCGTCCTTTGCAAAGTTCGCCGCTGATTGAACAGGAGATGGCTAACCTGCGCAAGCGCGTGGCCTGGCTCGAAAAAGATCGCCTGATGGCGCCAGATATTGAGCAGATGCGGCTGTGGGCAAGCAGCGACAGCTGGCCCGCTCCGGTCGCCGCCCTTTTCCCCAGCTCAGCACCCGCCGTTTCCTCCCCAAATTAA
- a CDS encoding formimidoylglutamate deiminase: protein MARYFAPRVLLMDGWHHDVLLEVDSAGFIHSVTPDALPDNAQRLNGAVIPAMANLHSHAFQRVMAGLAEVAGDPQDSFWTWRDLMYRMVQRLSPQQVGAIAAHLYVEMLKGGYSQVAEFHYLHHDPDGTPYPEDEMIQQLIAGAERAGIGQTLLPVLYSYAGFGAQPSQPGQKRFIQDTAIYLRQQQQIRDSLTGKPLHNQGICFHSLRAVSETQMREVLAALPDTLPVHIHVAEQEKEVNDSLAWSGERPVSWLLNRFEVDSRWCLIHATHLDENEIARLAASGAVAGLCPTTEANLGDGIFPATAYIAQGGRWGIGSDSHVSLDVVEELRWLEYGQRLRDRRRNRMVAGEDRSVGDLLYRQALAGGAQACGVKMGQLAPGFRADWLVLADDAMLGTTPEHSLLNRWLFAGHRGQIQDVFVAGRQVIQQGVHAQQQQIDAAFRAAVEGLK from the coding sequence ATGGCTCGCTATTTTGCGCCACGCGTCCTGCTGATGGACGGCTGGCACCACGACGTATTGCTGGAAGTTGATAGCGCAGGATTTATCCACTCGGTGACGCCTGACGCCCTGCCCGACAACGCGCAGCGCCTGAATGGCGCGGTCATTCCGGCCATGGCGAATCTGCATTCACACGCTTTCCAGCGGGTCATGGCGGGTCTGGCCGAAGTGGCTGGCGATCCGCAGGACAGCTTCTGGACGTGGCGTGATTTAATGTACCGTATGGTGCAGCGGCTCTCCCCGCAGCAGGTTGGCGCTATCGCCGCGCATCTCTATGTGGAGATGCTGAAGGGGGGCTACAGCCAGGTTGCTGAGTTCCACTATCTGCACCATGATCCCGACGGAACCCCCTATCCTGAAGATGAGATGATTCAGCAGCTGATTGCGGGTGCTGAACGCGCAGGGATTGGGCAGACGCTGCTGCCGGTGCTCTACAGCTATGCCGGGTTTGGCGCGCAGCCGTCTCAGCCGGGACAGAAACGCTTTATTCAGGATACCGCGATCTATCTGCGTCAGCAGCAGCAAATCAGAGACTCTCTTACTGGTAAGCCGTTACATAATCAGGGCATCTGCTTCCACTCGCTGCGGGCAGTGAGTGAAACACAGATGCGGGAGGTGCTGGCTGCCCTGCCAGACACGCTGCCGGTGCATATTCATGTCGCTGAACAGGAGAAAGAGGTCAACGACAGCCTGGCCTGGAGCGGCGAGCGGCCGGTGAGCTGGCTGCTGAACCGGTTTGAGGTTGACAGCCGCTGGTGCCTGATCCATGCCACCCATCTGGATGAGAACGAAATTGCACGCCTGGCCGCAAGCGGTGCGGTAGCAGGGTTGTGCCCGACAACCGAGGCCAACCTTGGCGACGGCATTTTTCCCGCCACGGCGTATATCGCTCAGGGCGGGCGCTGGGGCATCGGTTCCGACAGCCACGTTTCGCTGGACGTGGTGGAAGAACTTCGCTGGCTGGAGTATGGACAGCGCCTGCGTGACCGCCGTCGTAACCGCATGGTGGCCGGAGAAGATCGCTCGGTGGGCGATCTGCTCTACCGGCAGGCGCTGGCGGGCGGCGCTCAGGCCTGTGGGGTTAAAATGGGTCAGCTTGCTCCGGGCTTCCGTGCCGACTGGCTGGTGCTGGCGGACGATGCCATGCTGGGCACGACGCCGGAGCATTCGCTGCTTAACCGCTGGCTGTTTGCCGGCCATCGCGGGCAGATTCAGGATGTATTTGTCGCTGGCAGGCAGGTTATTCAGCAGGGAGTGCATGCTCAGCAGCAGCAGATTGATGCCGCGTTTCGCGCAGCGGTTGAGGGGCTGAAATGA
- the hutI gene encoding imidazolonepropionase has protein sequence MSSELRCDSLWYGADLVTMQQGKYNIIPDGAIAVRQQKIVWIGPREASKQIKAEKHTNLGGGIVTPGLVDCHTHLVFGGDRSHEFEQRLNGVSYSEIAAQGGGIISTVNATRKATLDQLVTSASWRLERLLAEGVTTVEIKSGYGLDLESEIRMLKAIRQLATMHPVQVQATCLAAHATPPEFKGDPDGWITLICETLLPQVASEKLADAVDAFCEHLAFSPAQVTRVFEAARRLGLPVKLHAEQLSSLGGGALAAKFGALSADHLEYAQESDVAAMAASGTVAVLLPGAFYLLREKQVPPVELFRQYNVPMALASDANPGTSPALSLRLMLNMGCTLFGMTPEEALAGVTLHGAQALGLADTQGSLETGKYADFVHWPLQRPAELVYWLGGELPCQVIFRGESLR, from the coding sequence ATGAGCAGTGAGCTTCGCTGTGACAGCCTCTGGTATGGGGCGGACCTCGTCACCATGCAGCAGGGAAAATATAACATCATCCCGGACGGCGCTATCGCGGTTCGCCAGCAGAAGATTGTCTGGATCGGCCCGCGGGAGGCGTCAAAACAGATTAAGGCGGAGAAGCACACCAACCTGGGCGGCGGCATCGTGACGCCGGGCCTGGTAGACTGCCATACGCATCTGGTGTTTGGCGGCGACCGCAGCCATGAGTTTGAGCAGCGGCTCAACGGGGTCAGCTATAGTGAGATAGCTGCGCAGGGCGGGGGAATTATCTCCACCGTGAACGCCACCCGTAAAGCGACCCTCGACCAGCTTGTCACCTCTGCAAGCTGGCGGCTGGAAAGATTGCTGGCGGAAGGTGTCACCACCGTTGAGATTAAATCGGGCTACGGTCTGGATCTGGAGAGCGAGATACGGATGCTTAAAGCGATCCGGCAGCTGGCAACAATGCATCCGGTTCAGGTGCAGGCGACCTGTCTGGCGGCACACGCCACGCCCCCTGAATTCAAAGGGGATCCGGACGGCTGGATAACCCTGATTTGCGAAACGCTGTTACCGCAGGTCGCCAGCGAGAAGCTTGCCGATGCGGTAGATGCTTTTTGTGAACATCTGGCCTTCTCCCCGGCTCAGGTTACCCGCGTATTTGAAGCGGCCAGACGTCTCGGTCTGCCGGTTAAGCTCCATGCGGAGCAGCTCTCTTCGCTGGGCGGCGGCGCGCTGGCAGCTAAATTCGGTGCGCTCTCCGCCGATCACCTTGAATATGCGCAGGAAAGTGACGTGGCGGCGATGGCGGCAAGCGGCACGGTTGCGGTGCTGCTTCCCGGCGCTTTCTACCTGCTGCGTGAAAAGCAGGTTCCACCCGTTGAGCTTTTCCGACAGTACAACGTGCCCATGGCGCTGGCCAGCGATGCCAATCCCGGTACCTCGCCCGCGCTCTCACTGCGCCTAATGCTGAATATGGGCTGTACGCTGTTTGGCATGACGCCGGAAGAGGCATTGGCTGGCGTCACTCTCCACGGGGCGCAGGCGCTGGGGCTGGCCGATACGCAAGGCTCGCTGGAAACCGGCAAATATGCAGATTTCGTTCACTGGCCGCTTCAGCGCCCGGCAGAACTGGTTTACTGGCTGGGCGGAGAGCTGCCGTGCCAGGTGATTTTCAGAGGAGAGTCCCTACGATGA
- the hutU gene encoding urocanate hydratase, producing the protein MSDNLSKAVAREVRAPHGSELHCANWLIEAAYRMIQNNLDPDVAERPEDLVVYGGIGKAARNWECFEQILRSLKALQPEETLLVQSGKPVGVFRTHADAPRVLIANSNLVPHWANWDHFHELDKAGLMMYGQMTAGSWIYIGAQGIVQGTFETFAEAGRQHYNGDLSGKWILTAGLGGMGGAQTLAGVLAGASVLAIECQESRIDFRLRTRYVDYKATTLDEALAMIDQANQQKRAISVGLLGNAAEILPELVKRARAGGMKPDIVTDQTSAHDPINGYLPIGWSLSRWEETRKSDAKAVEKAARASMAVHVQAMLDFCHMGVPTVDYGNNIRQVALDEGVKNAFDFPGFVPAYIRPLFCEGKGPFRWVALSGDPEDIYKTDAKLKELFPDHKNLHRWLDMAQERIAFQGLPARICWLGLGERHLAGLAFNEMVRNGELKAPVVIGRDHLDCGSVASPNRETEAMKDGSDAVSDWPLLNALLNTAGGATWVSLHHGGGVGMGFSQHAGVVIVADGTAEADKRLGRVLWNDPATGVMRHADAGYELAQATAARHELNLPMVK; encoded by the coding sequence ATGAGTGACAACCTAAGCAAAGCGGTGGCGCGTGAAGTCCGCGCGCCTCATGGCAGCGAACTCCACTGCGCCAACTGGCTGATTGAAGCGGCGTACCGCATGATCCAGAACAACCTCGATCCCGATGTGGCGGAGCGTCCTGAAGATCTGGTGGTGTATGGCGGTATCGGGAAAGCCGCACGTAACTGGGAGTGCTTTGAGCAGATCCTGCGTTCGCTCAAAGCGCTGCAGCCGGAGGAGACGCTGCTGGTGCAGTCCGGTAAACCGGTTGGCGTTTTTCGTACCCATGCCGATGCGCCGCGCGTGCTGATTGCTAACTCCAACCTGGTGCCGCACTGGGCGAACTGGGACCATTTTCACGAGCTCGATAAAGCGGGCCTGATGATGTATGGCCAGATGACCGCAGGTTCCTGGATTTATATTGGCGCTCAGGGCATCGTGCAGGGCACCTTTGAAACCTTTGCAGAAGCGGGTCGTCAGCATTACAACGGTGACCTGAGCGGTAAATGGATCCTTACCGCCGGACTGGGCGGCATGGGCGGCGCACAGACGCTGGCTGGCGTGCTGGCCGGGGCTTCCGTACTGGCGATTGAGTGCCAGGAGTCGCGCATCGACTTCCGGCTGCGCACCCGTTACGTCGATTACAAAGCCACCACGCTTGATGAGGCGCTGGCGATGATCGACCAGGCTAACCAGCAGAAGCGCGCCATCTCGGTGGGGCTGCTGGGCAACGCCGCAGAGATCCTGCCTGAGCTGGTTAAGCGTGCCAGAGCAGGCGGCATGAAGCCTGATATCGTGACAGACCAGACCTCCGCTCATGACCCCATTAATGGCTATCTGCCGATTGGCTGGTCGCTCTCACGCTGGGAAGAGACGCGAAAAAGCGATGCCAAAGCGGTGGAGAAAGCGGCCAGAGCCTCAATGGCGGTCCATGTGCAGGCAATGCTCGACTTCTGCCACATGGGCGTGCCTACGGTGGATTACGGCAACAATATCCGCCAGGTTGCCCTTGATGAAGGGGTGAAGAACGCTTTTGATTTCCCGGGGTTTGTTCCGGCCTATATCCGGCCGCTGTTCTGCGAGGGTAAAGGCCCGTTCCGCTGGGTGGCGCTCTCCGGCGATCCGGAAGATATTTATAAAACCGATGCCAAACTGAAAGAGCTGTTCCCGGATCACAAAAACCTGCATCGCTGGCTCGATATGGCGCAGGAGCGCATCGCTTTCCAGGGACTGCCTGCGCGCATCTGCTGGCTGGGGCTGGGTGAGCGTCACCTTGCCGGGCTGGCCTTTAACGAAATGGTGCGCAACGGCGAGCTGAAAGCGCCGGTGGTGATTGGTCGTGACCATCTGGACTGCGGTTCTGTGGCGTCGCCAAACCGCGAGACGGAAGCGATGAAGGATGGCTCTGATGCCGTTTCTGACTGGCCGCTGCTGAACGCCCTGCTTAATACTGCCGGGGGGGCTACCTGGGTCAGCCTGCACCATGGCGGCGGCGTGGGCATGGGCTTCTCCCAGCATGCGGGCGTGGTTATCGTGGCCGACGGCACCGCTGAAGCGGACAAGCGGCTGGGTCGCGTACTCTGGAACGATCCCGCGACTGGCGTGATGCGTCACGCGGATGCGGGCTATGAACTGGCGCAGGCGACTGCCGCCAGGCACGAACTGAATCTGCCGATGGTGAAGTAG
- a CDS encoding HutD/Ves family protein — MIHFFDNATLPVSRWRNGGGETREIVSFPPDSSEFSWRISIATIAADGAFSRFPGIDRVITLLEGEGVELKAGNRYTQLLRPRQPFAFAGEDEIEARLTSGVSTDFNVMTRRETHCAEVRVIADACSPAPQNAGVVYVLAGEWLTETQSLTRGQGVWWQAGAPSFAPISSGALLLLAEIAGR, encoded by the coding sequence ATGATCCATTTCTTTGACAACGCCACGCTGCCCGTAAGCCGCTGGCGCAACGGCGGCGGCGAGACGCGGGAGATTGTGAGCTTTCCGCCTGACAGCAGCGAATTTAGCTGGCGCATCAGCATAGCCACCATTGCCGCAGACGGTGCCTTTTCGCGCTTTCCCGGCATCGACAGGGTTATCACGCTGCTGGAGGGTGAAGGGGTGGAGCTGAAGGCCGGAAACCGCTATACCCAGCTGCTGCGGCCGCGTCAGCCGTTCGCCTTTGCCGGAGAAGATGAGATTGAGGCCAGGCTGACCAGCGGCGTGAGTACCGACTTCAACGTCATGACCCGGCGCGAAACGCATTGTGCAGAGGTCAGGGTCATCGCAGACGCCTGTTCCCCTGCCCCACAAAACGCAGGCGTGGTCTATGTACTGGCGGGCGAATGGCTAACCGAGACGCAAAGCCTTACCCGGGGCCAGGGAGTCTGGTGGCAGGCAGGAGCGCCCTCTTTCGCACCTATATCTTCCGGGGCGCTTTTACTGCTGGCTGAGATCGCCGGGCGGTAA
- a CDS encoding M20 aminoacylase family protein, translating to MTIPVSLIEEATGWRRELHALPELGYQEHQTSHRVAEQLRSFGLQVHTGLAGTGVVGTLENGPGPSIGFRADMDALPITERGEPAWRSTRPGVMHACGHDGHTAMLLAAAKHLSQTRQFSGTLHFIFQPAEENLGGARKMVAEGLFTLFPMDAIYGMHNWPGLPAGHVAVNSGAMMASLDAFEITLRGRSCHAAMPENGADPVVAAAQLILALQTIPARRLSPLASAVVSITQINGGEAINVIPENVVLRGTLRCLQADVRSKVRNMIDEFVTTFTAPLGIEGSIEYLTDYPVTKNNAAEALKVRDCALTLLPAEQVHWDVSPSMASEDFACMLEACPGAYFWLGADGETPSRPLHNAHYDFNDRLIGKGIAFWSALAGEVLPRR from the coding sequence ATGACAATTCCCGTTTCGCTGATTGAAGAAGCCACCGGCTGGCGCAGAGAACTGCACGCCCTGCCGGAACTGGGCTATCAGGAACATCAAACCTCGCACAGGGTCGCGGAGCAGCTACGCTCATTCGGGCTGCAGGTGCATACCGGCCTGGCCGGTACCGGCGTGGTGGGTACGCTGGAAAACGGCCCCGGTCCCAGCATCGGGTTTCGCGCTGATATGGATGCGCTGCCGATAACCGAACGGGGTGAGCCAGCCTGGCGTTCGACGCGGCCGGGCGTGATGCATGCCTGCGGGCATGATGGCCACACCGCCATGCTGCTGGCCGCGGCGAAGCACCTCAGCCAGACCCGTCAGTTCAGCGGCACCCTGCATTTCATTTTCCAGCCTGCGGAAGAGAATCTGGGCGGAGCGCGGAAAATGGTAGCCGAGGGTCTGTTTACGCTGTTCCCGATGGACGCTATTTACGGCATGCATAACTGGCCAGGCCTGCCTGCAGGGCATGTTGCGGTGAACAGCGGGGCGATGATGGCGTCGCTTGACGCGTTTGAAATCACCTTACGCGGCAGAAGCTGCCACGCCGCCATGCCGGAAAACGGAGCCGATCCCGTGGTGGCGGCGGCCCAGCTGATCCTGGCGCTGCAGACCATTCCGGCCCGTCGTTTATCCCCTCTGGCTTCCGCCGTCGTCAGCATCACGCAGATCAACGGCGGCGAGGCGATTAACGTGATCCCGGAAAACGTGGTGCTGCGCGGCACGCTGCGCTGCCTGCAGGCCGACGTGCGCAGCAAAGTCCGCAACATGATTGATGAGTTTGTGACGACGTTCACCGCGCCACTGGGTATTGAGGGCAGCATTGAGTATCTCACCGATTATCCGGTGACGAAAAATAATGCGGCAGAAGCGCTGAAGGTGCGCGACTGCGCGCTGACGCTGTTGCCCGCAGAGCAGGTGCACTGGGACGTCAGCCCGTCGATGGCCTCAGAAGATTTCGCCTGCATGCTGGAAGCGTGTCCTGGTGCCTATTTCTGGCTGGGTGCCGATGGCGAGACGCCTTCCCGGCCGCTGCATAACGCGCACTACGATTTCAACGATCGGCTGATCGGCAAAGGCATCGCATTCTGGAGTGCGCTGGCCGGGGAAGTGCTGCCCCGGCGTTAA
- a CDS encoding flavin reductase family protein, with protein MTRSRHTYQPRLGHGLPHDPLNAIIGPRPIGWISSQSAKGERNLAPYSFFNCFNYKPPIIGFSSQGWKDSVANIVETGEFVWNLATRELAVAMNESSASVPHGEDEFTLAGLTPLPGTQVNVSMVAESPVNFECKLTQVLQLEGADGEKLEQWMVFGEAVAIHIDHDLLEEGIYQTAKANPILRAGGPSAYYAISEELRFDLRRPDARR; from the coding sequence ATGACGCGTTCCCGCCACACTTATCAGCCCCGCCTTGGGCATGGCCTGCCACACGATCCGCTGAATGCCATCATCGGCCCACGCCCGATTGGCTGGATCAGTTCACAAAGCGCAAAAGGTGAGCGCAACCTGGCACCCTACAGTTTTTTCAACTGCTTCAACTATAAGCCACCGATTATTGGCTTTTCCAGCCAGGGCTGGAAGGACAGCGTGGCGAATATCGTTGAAACCGGCGAGTTCGTCTGGAACCTGGCGACCCGCGAGCTGGCGGTCGCAATGAATGAAAGCTCCGCCTCGGTGCCGCATGGTGAAGATGAGTTCACGCTTGCAGGGCTGACTCCGCTGCCGGGCACCCAGGTTAACGTCAGCATGGTGGCAGAAAGCCCGGTGAACTTTGAGTGTAAGCTGACTCAGGTACTCCAGCTGGAGGGGGCCGATGGCGAGAAACTGGAGCAGTGGATGGTATTTGGCGAAGCGGTGGCGATTCATATCGATCACGACCTGCTGGAAGAGGGGATCTATCAGACCGCGAAAGCGAACCCTATCCTGCGGGCCGGCGGCCCCAGCGCCTACTATGCCATCAGCGAAGAGCTGCGCTTTGATCTGAGGCGGCCGGATGCACGGCGTTAA
- the hutG gene encoding N-formylglutamate deformylase, which yields MKPFEFTQGTLPLLFSAPHAGTALTPEVEQGLSEAASALPDTDWHIPQLYDFLGESGASMLVANYSRFVIDLNRPPDNEALYTTATTGLYPETLFDGTPTFKPGMTPTLAQRQGYLETIWMPYHQQIQQELARIKAKFGFALLFDAHSIASVIPRLFSGKLPDLNLGTNGGLSCSPAIAEALTACCKAQTEFSWVMNGRFKGGYITRAYGKPEQNQHALQLELAQCNYMDEAPPFGWREEKAANLQPLLKALIAAMFP from the coding sequence ATGAAACCGTTCGAATTTACCCAGGGCACGCTGCCGCTACTCTTCAGTGCTCCCCATGCCGGTACGGCGCTGACGCCAGAAGTGGAGCAGGGACTTAGCGAAGCGGCCAGCGCTCTGCCCGATACCGACTGGCATATCCCTCAGCTCTACGATTTTCTTGGCGAGAGCGGCGCCAGCATGCTGGTGGCGAACTATTCACGCTTTGTGATTGACCTGAACCGTCCGCCAGACAATGAAGCGCTCTACACCACGGCCACTACCGGCCTCTATCCGGAAACGCTGTTTGACGGTACGCCGACCTTTAAGCCAGGCATGACGCCGACCCTGGCCCAGCGACAGGGCTATCTGGAGACTATCTGGATGCCGTATCACCAGCAAATTCAGCAGGAGTTGGCCAGAATCAAAGCGAAATTTGGCTTTGCGCTGCTGTTTGATGCGCACTCCATCGCCTCGGTTATTCCACGTCTGTTCAGCGGTAAGTTACCCGATCTCAACCTGGGCACCAACGGCGGCCTGAGCTGTAGCCCGGCGATCGCGGAGGCATTAACGGCGTGCTGTAAGGCACAAACAGAGTTTAGCTGGGTGATGAACGGGCGTTTCAAAGGCGGCTATATTACCCGGGCCTACGGCAAGCCAGAGCAGAACCAGCATGCGTTGCAGCTTGAGCTGGCGCAGTGTAACTATATGGATGAAGCGCCGCCGTTTGGCTGGCGGGAGGAGAAAGCGGCCAACCTTCAGCCGCTGTTGAAAGCGCTTATAGCAGCGATGTTCCCTTAA
- the hutC gene encoding histidine utilization repressor, whose protein sequence is MVEQTAISQLSAAMSDQPAPIYQRVKQAIISQISEGVWKPNQRVPSESELVNELGVSRMTINRALRELTGEGYLIRMQGVGTFVAESKGYTAMLEVHNIAEEIAQRGHRHSCKILELREIKADPEQASVLGLTTGQSVWHSIIVHFENELAVQLEDRLVNPLVAPDYLQQDFQSQTPYTYLMRAAPLTAGEHIVEAVLPLRQQCSALSIDANEPCLLIRRQTWSDARIVTYAKLLYPGSRYKLLGRFKGHG, encoded by the coding sequence ATGGTTGAACAGACTGCCATTTCCCAACTCTCTGCCGCCATGAGCGACCAGCCCGCGCCGATTTATCAGCGGGTGAAGCAGGCGATTATCAGCCAGATTTCGGAAGGCGTCTGGAAACCGAACCAGCGTGTCCCTTCAGAGAGCGAACTGGTCAACGAGCTGGGCGTCAGCCGGATGACCATTAACCGGGCGCTGCGGGAGCTGACCGGTGAAGGCTACCTGATACGTATGCAAGGTGTGGGCACCTTTGTAGCGGAATCCAAGGGCTATACGGCGATGCTGGAGGTGCATAATATTGCGGAGGAGATTGCCCAGCGCGGGCACCGGCACAGCTGCAAAATCCTTGAGCTGCGGGAGATCAAAGCGGATCCTGAACAGGCCTCGGTGCTGGGACTTACTACCGGCCAGTCGGTCTGGCACTCCATCATCGTGCACTTTGAGAATGAGCTGGCCGTGCAGCTGGAAGATCGTCTGGTCAACCCGCTGGTAGCACCAGATTATCTGCAGCAGGATTTCCAGAGCCAGACGCCCTACACCTACCTGATGCGGGCGGCGCCGTTAACGGCAGGTGAGCATATCGTGGAAGCGGTGCTGCCCCTGCGCCAGCAGTGCAGCGCGCTCTCTATCGATGCTAACGAGCCTTGCCTGCTGATCCGCCGCCAGACCTGGAGCGATGCCAGGATTGTCACCTACGCTAAGCTGCTCTATCCCGGCTCTCGCTACAAACTGTTGGGGCGGTTTAAAGGGCACGGTTAA